A single genomic interval of Phreatobacter oligotrophus harbors:
- a CDS encoding propionyl-CoA synthetase, protein MGGQSSRYSDVYAAWKADPAGFWAEQAKAIDWVTPPTITFDPEAGVYGRWFTDGVCNTCHNAVDRHAATRPDQAAIIYDSPVTGTVQRITFAELKDEVATFAAVLQDLGVTKGDRVIVYMPMVPEAAIAMLACARIGAIHSVVFGGFAAKELATRIDDCHPKVIVSASCGIEGAKVIPYKPLLDGAIDLAMAKPEACVILQRTQVEASLVPGRDHDWAGLVARARAAGRQPDCVPLAATDPLYVLYTSGTTGKPKGVVRDNGGHMVALAWSMTNLYGVKPGEVFWAASDVGWVVGHSYIVYAPLLAGITSILYEGKPVGTPDPGAYWRVIAQHGVAALFTAPTAFRAIKKEDPEAKHLARYQLPSFRTLFLAGERADPDTVLWAEKILGVPVIDHWWQTETGWCIVGNPVGLGQLPVKPGSPTVPMPGYDVRIVDEAGHEVPAKAMGSIVVKMPLPPGSLPTLWQQDERFHESYLSQFPGYYSTSDAGFVDEDGYLYIMGRTDDIINVAGHRLSTGGMEEVLSSHPDVAECAVIGMADSLKGEVPCGFVVLKAGVNKRPEEVEKELVALVRDKIGPVAAFKLAITVSRLPKTRSGKILRGTMKKIADGAEWSMPATIDDPAILAEIEEVLKDRR, encoded by the coding sequence ATGGGTGGTCAGTCCTCGCGCTACAGCGACGTCTATGCCGCGTGGAAGGCGGATCCGGCCGGGTTCTGGGCCGAACAGGCCAAGGCCATCGACTGGGTGACGCCGCCGACCATCACCTTTGATCCTGAGGCGGGCGTCTATGGGCGGTGGTTCACCGACGGGGTCTGCAACACCTGTCACAACGCCGTGGACCGCCACGCGGCCACGCGGCCGGACCAGGCCGCCATCATCTACGACTCGCCGGTCACCGGCACGGTCCAGCGCATCACCTTCGCCGAACTGAAGGACGAGGTCGCGACCTTCGCCGCCGTCCTGCAGGACCTCGGCGTCACCAAGGGCGACCGCGTCATCGTCTACATGCCGATGGTGCCGGAGGCGGCCATCGCCATGCTGGCCTGCGCCCGCATCGGCGCGATCCATTCGGTGGTCTTCGGCGGCTTCGCCGCGAAGGAGCTCGCCACCCGCATCGACGACTGCCACCCCAAGGTCATCGTCTCGGCCTCCTGCGGCATCGAGGGGGCGAAGGTCATCCCGTACAAGCCGCTGCTCGACGGGGCCATCGACCTCGCCATGGCGAAGCCCGAGGCCTGCGTGATCCTCCAGCGCACCCAGGTCGAGGCCTCGCTGGTGCCGGGCCGCGACCATGACTGGGCCGGCCTCGTCGCCCGCGCCCGCGCCGCGGGCCGGCAGCCGGACTGCGTGCCGCTTGCCGCGACCGATCCGCTCTACGTGCTCTACACCTCCGGCACGACCGGCAAGCCCAAGGGCGTGGTGCGCGACAATGGCGGCCACATGGTCGCGCTGGCCTGGTCGATGACCAACCTCTACGGCGTGAAGCCCGGCGAGGTGTTCTGGGCGGCCTCCGATGTCGGCTGGGTGGTCGGCCATTCCTACATCGTCTATGCGCCGCTTCTCGCCGGCATCACCTCCATCCTCTACGAGGGCAAGCCGGTCGGCACGCCCGATCCCGGCGCCTATTGGCGCGTGATCGCCCAGCACGGCGTTGCGGCGCTGTTCACCGCGCCCACCGCCTTCCGCGCCATCAAGAAGGAGGATCCGGAGGCGAAGCACCTTGCCCGATACCAGCTGCCGAGCTTCCGCACCCTGTTCCTCGCCGGCGAGCGGGCCGATCCCGACACCGTGCTCTGGGCGGAGAAGATCCTCGGCGTGCCGGTGATCGACCACTGGTGGCAGACCGAGACCGGCTGGTGCATCGTCGGCAATCCGGTCGGGCTCGGCCAGCTGCCGGTGAAGCCCGGCTCGCCGACCGTGCCGATGCCCGGCTACGACGTGCGCATCGTCGACGAGGCCGGCCACGAGGTGCCGGCCAAGGCCATGGGCTCGATCGTCGTGAAGATGCCGCTGCCGCCGGGCTCGCTGCCGACGCTGTGGCAGCAGGACGAGCGCTTCCACGAGAGCTATCTCTCGCAGTTCCCGGGCTATTACTCGACCTCGGATGCCGGTTTCGTCGACGAGGACGGCTACCTCTACATCATGGGTCGCACCGACGACATCATCAACGTCGCGGGTCACCGGCTCTCGACGGGCGGCATGGAGGAGGTCCTCTCCTCCCACCCGGACGTCGCTGAATGCGCCGTCATCGGCATGGCCGACAGCCTGAAGGGCGAGGTTCCATGCGGCTTCGTCGTGCTCAAGGCCGGCGTCAACAAGCGGCCGGAAGAGGTGGAGAAGGAGCTGGTGGCGCTGGTGCGCGACAAGATCGGGCCGGTTGCCGCCTTCAAGCTCGCCATCACGGTCTCGCGCCTTCCCAAGACGCGGTCGGGGAAGATCCTGCGCGGCACGATGAAGAAGATCGCCGACGGCGCAGAGTGGTCCATGCCGGCCACGATCGACGATCCCGCCATCCTCGCGGAGATCGAGGAGGTGCTGAAGGACCGCCGCTGA
- a CDS encoding outer membrane protein — protein MKKFLLASAAVAALATGAQAADLGAPRAPVAAAVIAPAFSWTGFYLGAHVGYGWAQARYTDFATPANNASINANGVFGGIQGGYNWQFNNIVLGLEADVAAGGLRRTFNFGNGDTYRASVPFLSSVRARAGLAADRALFYVTGGLGIATLQDRWNLGGVVTTASSTRAGYTVGGGIEYAFTPNWTAKAEYLYYGFGDRRNVVVAGDRVRTDIHTVKLGINYLFSTGPSAVVARY, from the coding sequence ATGAAGAAATTTCTCCTCGCGAGCGCCGCTGTCGCCGCCCTCGCCACCGGCGCCCAGGCCGCCGATCTCGGCGCCCCGCGCGCTCCGGTCGCCGCTGCAGTGATCGCTCCGGCCTTCTCCTGGACCGGCTTCTACCTCGGCGCCCATGTCGGCTACGGCTGGGCCCAGGCCCGCTACACCGACTTCGCCACCCCCGCCAACAATGCCAGCATCAACGCCAACGGCGTTTTCGGCGGCATCCAGGGCGGCTACAACTGGCAGTTCAACAACATCGTCCTCGGTCTCGAGGCTGATGTTGCTGCTGGCGGCCTGCGTCGCACGTTCAACTTCGGTAACGGCGACACCTATCGCGCCTCCGTGCCGTTCCTGTCGTCGGTCCGCGCCCGCGCCGGTCTCGCCGCTGACCGTGCCCTGTTCTACGTGACGGGCGGTCTCGGTATTGCCACCCTGCAGGATCGCTGGAACCTCGGCGGCGTGGTCACCACGGCCTCGTCCACCCGTGCCGGCTACACCGTCGGCGGCGGCATCGAGTATGCCTTCACCCCGAACTGGACCGCGAAGGCCGAGTATCTCTACTACGGCTTCGGCGATCGCCGGAACGTCGTGGTCGCTGGCGACCGCGTTCGTACCGACATCCACACGGTGAAGCTGGGCATCAACTACCTGTTCTCGACCGGCCCGTCGGCCGTCGTCGCCCGCTACTGA
- a CDS encoding acyl-CoA synthetase → MSAYDTDLDKNPANYQPLTPLTFLERSARVFPDHTAVVHGRIRRSYRELYARTRRLASALAKAGIGKNDTVAVICANTPAMLEAHYGVPMCGAVLNTLNTRLDAPIIAFSLDHGEAKAFIVDREFSKLAKEALALAKVKPLVIDYDDPEYDGPGERIGTVEYEDFIAGGDPAYAWQRPGDEWDAIALNYTSGTTGNPKGVVYHHRGAYLLALGNVVTCGMTKHPVYLWTLPMFHCNGWCFPWSISAVAGTHVCLRWVRAKAMYDAIADHGVTHLCGAPIVMSLLLNAPAAEKREIGRTVSFFTAAAPPPEAVLAAMKAAGFDVTHLYGLTETYGPSVINDWNRDWDALSSADYAAKKARQGVPYVVLEGMTVMNPETMEPVPADGVTLGEVMMRGNVVMKGYLKNRKATDEAFAGGWFHSGDLGVLYPDGYIQLKDRSKDIIISGGENISSIEVEDVLFKHPAVQAAAVVAKPDEKWGETPCAFIELKPGMTATAEEIVAWCRQNLAAFKVPKTVVFTELPKTSTGKVQKFVLREMAKSA, encoded by the coding sequence ATGAGCGCCTACGATACCGACCTCGACAAGAACCCGGCCAACTACCAGCCGCTGACCCCGCTCACCTTCCTCGAACGGTCGGCCCGGGTCTTCCCCGACCACACCGCCGTGGTGCACGGCCGCATCCGCCGCAGCTACCGCGAGCTCTACGCGCGGACCCGCCGCCTCGCCTCGGCGCTGGCCAAGGCCGGCATCGGCAAGAACGACACGGTGGCGGTGATCTGCGCCAATACGCCGGCCATGCTGGAGGCCCATTACGGCGTGCCGATGTGCGGCGCGGTTCTCAACACGCTCAACACCCGGCTCGACGCCCCGATCATTGCCTTCTCGCTGGACCATGGCGAGGCCAAGGCCTTCATCGTCGACCGCGAGTTCTCGAAACTGGCGAAGGAAGCCCTCGCGCTCGCCAAGGTGAAGCCGCTCGTCATCGACTATGACGACCCGGAATATGACGGTCCCGGCGAGCGCATCGGCACGGTGGAGTACGAGGACTTCATCGCCGGCGGCGATCCCGCCTATGCCTGGCAGCGGCCGGGCGACGAGTGGGACGCCATCGCGCTCAACTATACGTCCGGCACGACGGGCAACCCCAAGGGCGTCGTCTATCACCACCGCGGCGCCTATCTCCTCGCGCTGGGCAATGTCGTGACCTGCGGCATGACCAAGCACCCCGTCTATCTTTGGACCCTGCCGATGTTCCACTGCAACGGCTGGTGCTTCCCCTGGTCGATCTCGGCCGTGGCGGGCACCCATGTCTGCCTGCGCTGGGTGCGGGCCAAGGCCATGTACGACGCCATCGCCGATCATGGCGTGACGCATCTGTGCGGCGCGCCCATCGTCATGAGCCTTCTGCTCAATGCGCCGGCGGCCGAGAAGCGCGAGATCGGGCGCACCGTGTCGTTCTTCACGGCGGCAGCCCCGCCTCCCGAGGCCGTGCTGGCGGCGATGAAGGCCGCAGGCTTCGACGTCACCCATCTCTACGGGCTCACCGAGACCTACGGGCCCTCCGTCATCAACGACTGGAACCGCGACTGGGATGCGCTGTCGAGTGCCGACTATGCCGCTAAGAAGGCACGCCAGGGCGTGCCCTATGTGGTGCTCGAGGGCATGACGGTGATGAACCCGGAGACCATGGAGCCGGTGCCGGCCGACGGCGTCACCCTCGGCGAGGTGATGATGCGCGGCAATGTCGTGATGAAGGGCTACCTGAAGAACCGCAAGGCCACCGACGAGGCCTTTGCCGGCGGCTGGTTCCATTCCGGTGATCTCGGCGTGCTCTATCCCGACGGCTATATCCAGCTGAAGGACCGCTCCAAGGACATCATCATCTCCGGCGGCGAGAACATCTCCTCCATCGAGGTGGAGGACGTGCTGTTCAAGCATCCCGCCGTGCAGGCGGCGGCGGTGGTGGCCAAGCCCGACGAGAAATGGGGCGAGACGCCTTGCGCCTTCATCGAGCTGAAGCCCGGCATGACGGCGACGGCTGAGGAGATCGTCGCCTGGTGCCGGCAGAACCTCGCGGCCTTCAAGGTCCCGAAGACGGTGGTGTTCACGGAACTGCCGAAGACCAGCACCGGCAAGGTGCAGAAGTTCGTGCTCAGGGAGATGGCGAAGTCCGCCTGA
- a CDS encoding FAD-binding dehydrogenase — translation MDADVIVVGAGLAGLVATAELADAGKRVILLDQEGEQNIGGQAFWSFGGLFFVDSPEQRRMGIRDSLDLAMQDWLGSAGFDRPEDDWGRRWAEAYVHFAHGEKRAWLHGQGVRWFPLVGWAERGGGLATGHGNSVPRFHVTWGTGPGVIAPFERRVREAAGRGLVDLRFRHRVSGFTRSGGVVDGVEGEVLEATHVARGAESSRNPVGAFALKAQAILVTSGGIGGNFDLVRKNWPARLGTLPDFLVSGVPAHVDGRMQLITEDAGGRIVNRDRMWHYVEGIRNHDPIWPHHGIRILPGPSSVWLDATGKRLPAPNFPGFDTLSSLEHIVKSGHGYSWFVLSRAIIKKEFALSGSEQNPDLTNKSIAGVLSRLGKGLPPPVQAFMDKGADFIVDTDIRSLGHRMNALVGTDLIDPQALAAEITARDREIDNPFAKDMQILAIRGMRAYRGDRLMRTAPPHKILDPKNGPLIAVKLNILTRKTLGGLQTDLDGRVLTEAGTPLGNVYAAGEVAGFGGGGLHGYRALEGTFLGGCLFSGRTAGRAMAKAVG, via the coding sequence ATGGATGCCGATGTCATCGTCGTGGGGGCGGGCCTCGCCGGCCTCGTCGCGACCGCCGAACTTGCCGATGCCGGCAAGCGGGTGATCCTCCTCGATCAGGAGGGCGAGCAGAACATCGGCGGGCAGGCCTTCTGGTCTTTCGGCGGCCTGTTCTTCGTCGACAGCCCCGAGCAGCGGCGCATGGGCATCCGCGACTCCCTCGATCTCGCGATGCAGGACTGGCTGGGTTCCGCCGGCTTCGACCGCCCCGAGGATGACTGGGGGCGGCGCTGGGCCGAGGCCTATGTGCATTTCGCCCATGGCGAGAAGCGCGCTTGGCTGCATGGGCAGGGCGTGCGCTGGTTCCCGCTGGTCGGCTGGGCCGAGCGGGGCGGGGGCCTCGCCACGGGTCACGGCAATTCGGTGCCGCGCTTCCACGTCACCTGGGGCACCGGCCCCGGCGTCATCGCGCCCTTCGAGCGGCGCGTACGGGAGGCCGCGGGGCGTGGGCTTGTCGACCTGCGCTTCCGCCACCGCGTCAGCGGCTTCACCCGGTCCGGCGGCGTGGTCGACGGGGTCGAGGGCGAGGTGCTGGAGGCGACCCATGTTGCGCGGGGCGCCGAGAGCTCCCGCAATCCCGTCGGGGCCTTCGCGCTGAAGGCGCAGGCGATCCTCGTCACCTCCGGCGGCATCGGCGGCAATTTCGACCTCGTCCGCAAGAACTGGCCGGCTAGGCTCGGCACATTGCCGGATTTCCTCGTCTCGGGCGTGCCCGCCCATGTCGACGGGCGGATGCAGCTGATCACCGAGGATGCGGGTGGGCGCATCGTGAACCGCGACCGCATGTGGCACTATGTCGAGGGCATCCGGAACCACGATCCGATCTGGCCGCATCACGGCATCCGCATCCTGCCCGGGCCCTCCTCGGTCTGGCTGGACGCGACCGGCAAGCGCCTGCCGGCGCCGAACTTCCCCGGCTTCGATACGCTGTCGAGCCTCGAGCACATCGTGAAATCCGGCCACGGCTATTCGTGGTTCGTGCTCTCCCGCGCCATCATCAAGAAGGAGTTCGCGCTCTCCGGCTCCGAGCAGAACCCCGACCTCACCAACAAGTCGATCGCCGGCGTCCTGTCGCGCCTCGGCAAGGGCCTGCCCCCGCCGGTCCAGGCCTTCATGGACAAGGGCGCGGACTTCATCGTCGACACCGACATCCGCTCGCTCGGGCATCGCATGAACGCGCTGGTCGGCACCGACCTCATCGACCCGCAAGCGCTGGCGGCGGAGATCACCGCGCGCGACCGCGAGATCGACAACCCCTTCGCCAAGGACATGCAGATCCTCGCCATCCGGGGCATGCGCGCCTATCGCGGCGACCGGCTGATGCGCACGGCCCCGCCGCACAAGATCCTCGACCCGAAGAACGGCCCGCTCATCGCCGTGAAGCTCAACATCCTCACCCGCAAGACGCTGGGCGGTCTGCAGACCGACCTCGATGGCCGCGTGCTGACCGAGGCCGGTACGCCGCTTGGCAATGTCTATGCGGCGGGCGAGGTGGCCGGCTTCGGCGGCGGCGGCCTGCACGGCTACCGGGCGCTGGAGGGCACCTTCCTCGGCGGCTGCCTGTTCTCCGGCCGCACGGCGGGCCGGGCCATGGCCAAGGCGGTGGGGTAG
- a CDS encoding sulfite exporter TauE/SafE family protein — translation MITDPFFYVVAVPAVILYGLSKGGFGGVAILSMPLLSLAISPIHAAAIMLPVLMVQDVVTVWSYRKTWDWPTLKHLAPGALVGILAGYVFASYVSEPAVRLIVGVIAVGFCLDRWLRPPPAGGEQRPQDWTSGSILGALSGYTSFVIHVGGPPFNMYAMPRGLSRDVFVGTAAVFFAAVNLVKVTPFLALGALNPGNLATAAVLFPLAIVANMGGIWLVRRVPAHLFYRIIYGLTFVVGCVLLVGGVRAFL, via the coding sequence ATGATCACCGATCCCTTCTTCTACGTCGTCGCCGTTCCGGCGGTGATCCTCTACGGCCTGTCGAAGGGCGGCTTCGGCGGCGTGGCGATCCTGTCCATGCCGCTCCTGTCGCTGGCCATCTCGCCGATCCATGCGGCGGCCATTATGCTGCCGGTGCTGATGGTCCAGGACGTCGTCACCGTCTGGAGCTATCGCAAGACCTGGGACTGGCCGACGCTGAAGCATCTGGCGCCGGGCGCGCTCGTCGGCATCCTCGCCGGCTATGTCTTCGCCTCCTACGTCTCCGAGCCCGCGGTGCGCCTGATCGTCGGCGTCATCGCGGTGGGCTTCTGTCTCGACCGCTGGCTGCGTCCGCCGCCGGCGGGGGGCGAGCAGCGGCCGCAGGACTGGACGTCGGGGAGCATCCTCGGCGCGCTGTCGGGCTACACCAGCTTCGTCATCCATGTGGGCGGGCCGCCCTTCAACATGTACGCCATGCCGCGGGGCCTCTCGCGCGATGTCTTCGTGGGGACGGCGGCGGTGTTCTTCGCGGCGGTGAACCTGGTGAAGGTGACGCCCTTCCTCGCGCTCGGCGCGCTCAACCCGGGCAACCTCGCGACAGCGGCCGTGCTCTTCCCGCTCGCCATCGTCGCCAATATGGGCGGCATCTGGCTGGTGCGGCGCGTGCCGGCCCATCTCTTCTACCGCATCATCTATGGGCTGACCTTCGTCGTCGGCTGCGTGCTGCTCGTCGGCGGCGTCCGCGCCTTCCTCTGA
- a CDS encoding LysE family translocator: MFGIHDLWLFVLAGLLLNITPGPDMALVMARSMRDGARAGAVAALGVGAGAFVHIAAAAIGLSLIIAQSALAFAIVKWLGVAYLVVTGLRLLLARPSLAEAAAAAPPASLGAVFAQGFLTNALNPKVALFFLAFLPQFIDPAASDKALAFVVLGLVFNVNGTLVNLAVALAAARLAALSSFAVIRSRLDKVLGALFVGLGARLAFTNP, from the coding sequence ATGTTCGGCATCCACGATCTTTGGCTCTTCGTCCTCGCTGGCCTGCTGCTCAACATCACGCCCGGCCCGGACATGGCGCTGGTCATGGCCCGGTCGATGCGCGATGGCGCCCGCGCCGGAGCCGTGGCGGCGCTGGGCGTCGGCGCAGGGGCTTTCGTGCATATCGCCGCGGCGGCGATCGGCCTGTCGCTGATCATCGCCCAGTCGGCGCTCGCCTTTGCCATCGTGAAGTGGCTCGGCGTCGCTTACCTGGTCGTCACCGGCCTGCGCCTCCTCCTCGCGCGGCCGTCGCTGGCGGAAGCCGCCGCGGCCGCGCCGCCTGCGTCCCTTGGCGCCGTGTTCGCGCAAGGGTTCCTCACCAATGCGCTGAACCCCAAGGTGGCGCTGTTCTTCCTTGCCTTCCTGCCGCAGTTCATCGACCCCGCCGCCTCCGACAAGGCGCTGGCCTTCGTCGTCCTCGGCCTCGTCTTCAACGTCAACGGCACGCTGGTGAACCTCGCCGTCGCTTTGGCTGCGGCAAGGCTCGCCGCCCTGTCGTCCTTCGCCGTGATCCGCAGCCGCCTGGACAAGGTGCTGGGCGCGCTCTTCGTCGGCCTCGGCGCGAGGCTCGCTTTCACCAACCCCTGA
- a CDS encoding CheR family methyltransferase, producing MTPLDYDFLRGFLKTRSGLVLSNDKQYLIESRLMPIVRKNGMASISELVQKLKMPGQEPLASAVTEAMTTNESFFFRDKTPFDHFKEHMLPALMKARAAKRHIRIWCAAASTGQEPYSLAMILKEMGAAVAGWRFEIIGTDLSGEVLERAKAGVYTQFEVQRGLPIQMLLKYFQQNGDQWTISQEIRSMVHYHTLNLLNDFSALGQFDIVYCRNVLIYFDQPTKIDVLNRTAKLLAPDGYLLLGAAETVVGLTEAFKPVTERRGLYVPGGKPAVAAPGAAAAPKLFAYAGSRPS from the coding sequence GTGACGCCTCTCGACTATGATTTCCTCAGGGGCTTCCTGAAGACCCGTTCCGGCCTGGTGCTGTCAAATGACAAGCAGTACCTGATCGAAAGCCGGCTCATGCCGATCGTTCGCAAGAATGGCATGGCCTCGATCAGCGAGCTCGTCCAGAAGCTGAAGATGCCCGGCCAGGAGCCGCTCGCCTCCGCCGTCACCGAAGCGATGACGACGAACGAGAGCTTCTTCTTCCGCGACAAGACGCCGTTCGACCACTTCAAGGAGCACATGCTCCCGGCCCTGATGAAGGCGCGGGCGGCCAAGCGCCATATCCGCATCTGGTGCGCGGCGGCCTCGACCGGCCAGGAGCCCTATTCGCTCGCCATGATCCTCAAGGAGATGGGCGCGGCGGTGGCGGGCTGGCGGTTCGAGATCATCGGCACCGACCTCTCCGGCGAGGTTCTGGAGCGGGCCAAGGCCGGCGTCTACACCCAGTTCGAGGTGCAGCGCGGCCTGCCGATCCAGATGCTGCTGAAGTACTTCCAGCAGAACGGCGACCAGTGGACGATCTCCCAGGAGATCCGCTCCATGGTGCACTACCACACCCTGAACCTGCTGAACGACTTCTCGGCGCTCGGGCAGTTCGACATCGTCTATTGCCGCAACGTGCTGATCTATTTCGACCAGCCGACCAAGATCGACGTGCTGAACCGCACCGCCAAACTGCTGGCGCCCGACGGCTACCTGCTGCTCGGCGCCGCCGAGACGGTGGTCGGCCTGACGGAAGCCTTCAAGCCGGTCACCGAGCGGCGCGGCCTCTATGTCCCCGGCGGCAAGCCGGCCGTGGCGGCGCCGGGCGCGGCCGCTGCGCCGAAGCTCTTCGCCTATGCCGGATCGCGCCCGAGCTGA
- a CDS encoding flavin reductase family protein: MTLTTHRPIEPAILYLGTPVVLVTSLNPDGSANVAPMSSAWWLGWTCLLGFDATSQTPQNLIRTGQCVLNLPGPECVGAVDRLACLSASDPLPRHKQMLGYRSEADKFAAAGLTAVPSESVAPPRIAECAIQLEAVVEEHRTIGSNDPRLLVPSVAVEVRIVRAHAAEAILSAEFENRIDAARWRPLIMTLRQFFSTGEPIHGSRLAVVPEEAYTGRTPRRRAPGSLAQSPSNSAVER, translated from the coding sequence ATGACCCTGACCACACATCGGCCGATCGAACCAGCCATTCTCTATCTTGGCACCCCGGTCGTGCTGGTCACCAGCCTCAACCCGGATGGTAGCGCCAATGTCGCTCCGATGTCCTCTGCCTGGTGGCTCGGCTGGACCTGCCTGCTCGGTTTCGATGCAACCTCGCAGACGCCGCAGAACCTCATTCGCACCGGCCAATGTGTGCTGAACTTGCCGGGACCCGAATGTGTCGGCGCTGTCGACAGGCTCGCCTGCCTGTCGGCCTCCGATCCCCTCCCGCGCCATAAACAGATGCTCGGCTACCGGTCCGAGGCGGACAAGTTCGCTGCGGCGGGGTTGACCGCCGTTCCATCGGAAAGCGTCGCCCCGCCGCGGATCGCTGAATGTGCGATCCAGCTTGAGGCGGTCGTGGAGGAGCATCGCACCATCGGGAGCAATGACCCGCGACTGCTCGTCCCCTCGGTTGCGGTGGAAGTGCGGATCGTCCGCGCCCATGCGGCGGAGGCGATCCTGTCGGCGGAGTTCGAGAACCGGATCGACGCGGCTCGCTGGCGCCCGCTCATCATGACGCTGCGCCAGTTCTTCTCGACCGGCGAGCCGATCCACGGCTCCCGCCTCGCCGTCGTACCGGAGGAGGCCTATACCGGGCGGACGCCCCGGCGCCGGGCGCCGGGGTCCTTGGCTCAGAGCCCGTCGAACAGCGCCGTGGAGAGGTAG
- a CDS encoding methyl-accepting chemotaxis protein — translation MSVLGRISISTKIIGLVMIMNVIALAIGVTGYLALQRLTAEVQVAATISTRAFDAVVANRGLAALSRAEFLMATDSTKATIDSALQQMREDMQAVESRLQSLRQAQNPLVVAAVQKAEAAYRAYLPLAQETMRIAAQVQDTATIEQQDQLAKSSLASRSFYMAARMAFRDLTQLQQQRSTDGFNTAYAEAASQQTLMMAFVVVALIVSIGLGVLIGRFGIATPIRHLTGCLMDLAAGRFDVAVPGADRRDEVGEIARAAETFKANGIEAQQLRAEQEAAKARSEQEQKALMRRMADDFDRAVGGIVTHVSSAASQLKGAAQTLSSAAEEASGQAGAVAAASEEASTNVQTVASATEELSASVREIGSRVEQSAVMANQAVAKADASAATIQELAGKAQKIGEIVELINSIASQTNLLALNATIEAARAGEAGKGFAVVAAEVKSLADQTAKATTEIAAQIGGIQQATGQSAESMNGIAAAIRDISAVAASIASAVEEQNAATQEIARNVQQASLGTGEVSTNIVGVSHAVTETGAAATQVLASADTLAAQAGALSSEMTKFLATIRAA, via the coding sequence ATGTCAGTGCTTGGGCGCATCAGCATTTCGACAAAGATCATCGGTCTGGTGATGATCATGAACGTCATCGCCCTGGCGATCGGCGTCACTGGCTACCTCGCCCTCCAGCGTCTCACCGCCGAGGTGCAGGTTGCGGCGACCATCAGCACCCGCGCCTTCGACGCGGTCGTCGCCAATCGCGGCCTTGCCGCCCTCTCCCGCGCCGAGTTCCTGATGGCGACGGATTCCACCAAGGCGACCATCGACAGCGCGCTGCAGCAGATGCGCGAGGACATGCAGGCGGTCGAGAGCCGGCTGCAGTCGCTGCGCCAGGCGCAGAACCCGCTCGTCGTTGCCGCCGTCCAGAAGGCCGAGGCCGCCTACCGCGCCTACCTGCCGCTCGCCCAGGAGACGATGCGCATCGCCGCCCAGGTCCAGGACACCGCGACCATCGAGCAGCAGGACCAGCTGGCGAAGAGCAGCCTCGCCTCCCGCAGCTTCTACATGGCGGCGCGCATGGCCTTCCGCGACCTGACCCAATTACAGCAGCAGCGCTCCACGGACGGCTTCAACACCGCCTATGCGGAGGCTGCCTCGCAGCAGACGCTGATGATGGCCTTCGTCGTCGTCGCGCTCATTGTCAGCATCGGCCTCGGCGTGCTCATTGGCCGCTTCGGGATCGCCACGCCGATCCGCCATCTCACCGGCTGCCTCATGGATCTCGCCGCCGGCCGCTTCGACGTGGCGGTGCCGGGCGCCGACCGCCGCGACGAGGTGGGTGAGATCGCCCGCGCCGCCGAGACCTTCAAGGCGAACGGCATCGAGGCCCAGCAGTTGCGCGCCGAGCAGGAGGCCGCCAAGGCCCGCTCCGAGCAGGAGCAGAAGGCCCTGATGCGGCGCATGGCCGATGATTTCGACCGCGCCGTCGGCGGCATCGTCACCCACGTCTCCTCGGCCGCCTCGCAGCTGAAGGGCGCCGCGCAGACGCTCTCCAGCGCCGCCGAGGAAGCCTCGGGCCAGGCCGGCGCGGTGGCCGCCGCCTCCGAGGAGGCCTCGACCAATGTCCAGACGGTCGCCTCGGCCACCGAGGAGCTCTCCGCCTCGGTCCGCGAGATCGGCAGCCGCGTCGAGCAGTCGGCCGTGATGGCGAACCAGGCCGTGGCCAAGGCCGACGCCTCCGCCGCGACGATCCAGGAGCTCGCCGGTAAGGCGCAGAAGATCGGCGAGATCGTCGAGCTCATCAACTCGATCGCCTCGCAGACCAACCTGCTCGCCCTCAACGCCACGATCGAAGCGGCCCGAGCCGGCGAGGCCGGCAAGGGCTTCGCGGTCGTTGCGGCCGAGGTGAAGAGCCTCGCGGACCAGACCGCCAAGGCGACCACCGAGATCGCCGCCCAGATCGGCGGCATCCAGCAGGCGACCGGCCAGTCCGCCGAGAGCATGAACGGCATTGCCGCCGCCATCCGCGACATCAGCGCGGTGGCCGCGAGCATCGCCAGCGCCGTGGAGGAGCAGAACGCCGCCACCCAGGAGATCGCCCGCAACGTCCAGCAGGCTTCGCTTGGCACCGGCGAGGTTTCCACCAACATCGTCGGCGTCTCGCATGCGGTGACGGAGACGGGCGCGGCGGCGACGCAGGTTCTCGCCTCGGCCGACACGCTCGCCGCCCAGGCCGGCGCCCTCAGCAGCGAGATGACGAAGTTCCTGGCGACGATCCGCGCCGCCTGA